CGGTCACCAACCTGCCGACGGCCGAGCTGATCAACGAGCAATACCGCATGCTGGTGGCCAGCAGCGGCTGGGCGCTGGCCCAGGCGCATATCAACGGCTTCGAAATGTTCACGCAGGCGTATGGCGCCGTGGTGGGTGAAGATGTGCTGAAATTCACCGCGCTGATGCTGAACGAGGTGATCAACGAGCTGGGCAGCCCGAACGACTTCATCGGCCAGATGGTCGTCGGCCCCGATTTTGTGGTTACATCGGCACCTGAGAGCCTGCGGGCGATCTCGGCGCGGCTGTGCGAGCGCTTCGACGCCGAGATCGGCCTGCAATACAATTATAAGGATCGGCGCAACGGCTATATCGTCGTGAACGACGAGCAGGGTAATCAGCGCCAGGTGCCGCTGATGTCGCTCTCGATCGGCGTGCTGACCAGCGACGACGGCCCGTTCTATGATATTCGCGAGCTGAGCGAGACGGTCGAAGATGTCCGGCAGCATGCGCTGTCGGAGGCGCGCGAGCTTGGCCGCAAGAGCCATGTGAGCTATGGGCGGCTCTAGCCACCGGCTGCGGCTGTGTACCGGCCGGCCAGGTGTGGTGCAGCTGGCCCGCATCGCGCGGATCATCCAGCCG
The sequence above is drawn from the Candidatus Kouleothrix ribensis genome and encodes:
- a CDS encoding response regulator, with the translated sequence MSKDKILVVEDAPDISSLLKIYFTSQGYEVMTAMRGQVALDICRKTPPNLALLDVNLPDMEGYDIGRALRQSARTRHIPIIFLTARGEKQDRIRGLGEVQAEYYIVKPFDIEEVHTIVKGALDRARQKNLAHPVTNLPTAELINEQYRMLVASSGWALAQAHINGFEMFTQAYGAVVGEDVLKFTALMLNEVINELGSPNDFIGQMVVGPDFVVTSAPESLRAISARLCERFDAEIGLQYNYKDRRNGYIVVNDEQGNQRQVPLMSLSIGVLTSDDGPFYDIRELSETVEDVRQHALSEARELGRKSHVSYGRL